One window from the genome of Hippocampus zosterae strain Florida chromosome 7, ASM2543408v3, whole genome shotgun sequence encodes:
- the kat6b gene encoding histone acetyltransferase KAT6B isoform X1, producing the protein MVKLANPLYTEWILEAIQKIKRQKQRPSEERISHAVGTSHGLDRKTVLEQLDLSVHDGSVLKVTNKGSTSYKDPGITRRAGSIPPPASPMPTKDSIWGSGDLRHLDWNKILHRAIEGLDDTHGSSLKNIERYLRNQDDLAEAADNPAFRQRLRLAAKRSVNSGRLFKNGPRYQLGGRGGTVSRTPRCPMAAPLLLMSATLLAHEREQLRVDPIPICSFCLGTKESNRDKRPEDLLSCADCGSSGHPSCLKFSPKLTSHVKRLRWQCIECKTCSSCRIQGKNADQMLFCDSCDRGFHMECCEPPISTMPKGTWLCQFCRPKDNGKKLLHRKADEIKRRYAKPIGRPRNKLTPQMCLSSRDGSMVALGGRGSPGRGPKFSARTSSRHAASVKDARGCSAIPDATRFTIPTPTSSTVTAVTPLLTPSFATPAAFGVNKKTKGLIDGLSKFFTPSPVGRRSRAVAAESPADKRLGVAAPVAASHQIAPSCALPAAAAPPTSLGFSPPSQVSSASTSANSPQSSSSQSSAPSLGSLCNSSQLKGLFDGLSHIYATQGQSRKKRLACYTPQKRDSPHASKAQFHRKNEFSKNRLGSTSPGSGRPPGHAFKLVGHFKRNPFLKKRRTLGRLRYKVSPPKGAPSPEKGDLTDARVKPESNHGHKRELRVKQEPPRASSAAMSGEHVTDEDVEMFASVREVAAQRTGCQTNANATRCPAVIEFGKYEIQTWYSSPYPPEYSRLHKLYLCEFCLKYMRSKNILQRHTKKCGWFHPPANEIYRKGGLSVFEVDGNVSKLFCQNLCLLAKLFLDHKTLYYDVEPFLFYILTKNDHKGCHLVGYFSKEKLCQQKYNVSCIMIMPQYQRQGFGRFLIDFSYLLTRQEGQAGSPEKPLSDLGRLSYLAYWKSVILEYLYRQPDKHVSVKGISRATGMCPHDIAATLQHLGMIDRRDGRVVLMRRERLIHRHMQRLRTDPRRHKVDPEALRWTRSTSLDAVLSEDEREAEMDAEQASCWVKEERGSHAATHARRQTLTKMHCKVPYRTYERRHASSWSRRVQPPRDVSDHVDDDDDEDEEEMNDDVDSDSLPPVLTKAHAMLAAKRKRSKRGRKRKRINSSVTTETISETTEVLNEPFDNSEDEGPMPRLERTRGVRAMEQEEEEEENKTPIAPVKRRRGRPRLKEKMQRDNLQHWNEDADVASKGPGRPRPVKRKKGWPKGVKRGPPKWRLKNERKMGFKLNLYTPPETPMEAEQHRIQFEDVQGEADRELHGGRVARRFRSEPPSPADRPSPKSRSPVGSPAASPIAVSPGNEDGDDSPKRRDDELQESEPELDSPTKDVDRRTEVAASPHNQNEDEEEQMTVTEDANENQGHVKATERESNQLEAPQASKVICESFLAQEEDREVASSQQKENATHVAECIHDAEGKTKEVLPPPPSKVAAGDSESEEESAPSPRQGHAPPPTTKSPPLSPTLRDSPLICTEIDSETARAVRSLARESERDTAYQDCVESQDACRNVHAYAPVTPLEDRPQSEHSSPLSSAQSHPSQSVRSVNSPAVSILEAGGYAQISPDHSAISVPSIHNMETSPMMDVPSVSDHSQQVVDSGFSDLGSIESTTENYENPSSYDSTLGGSAPQGGCPYGGIAPGGLAQSSCAVSQQMAAVNPGGCGMIQQNSLSSPPQCNVKSPQGCVATAERPPSASQRGQPHGRHGPHNQHNQHNPHNQHSHHHNHHLQHNQLSQHNQPAVHNLHNQHAAQDASGAQCALPANFAGVQLPDITESGNPNFALYERINHQGEYAGGHYPQSSGLTLAKLQQFTNTFMEHPRSLPFTHSPSHPITSYANTPSLSSQHSGLVSLSQTPHRVPNPQVQATMTPPPAMMLQRNVGMPPAQRVQSQTLTKSHASARSKSAPLTHHQHHQHHHHHHHHHQQQQQHQQQMYARQTQGVAMQAPARTLAAMPRVNMSVNIMPAPAYNSMNMPSLNAMNGYGMSQPMMNSGYHGNHAAYMNQSPQYSMQMGMMGTQPYAQQPMQAPPHGNMVYTPAGHHGYMNPGMSKQSLKGSFIRR; encoded by the exons CGCGGTACCAGCTCGGAGGGCGCGGCGGCACCGTCAGCAGGACGCCCAGGTGTCCGATGGCCGCCCCTTTGCTGCTGATGTCGGCGACGCTCCTAGCGCACGAGCGAGAACAG CTGCGGGTCGACCCCATCCCAATATGCAGTTTCTGTCTGGGCACAAAAGAGTCCAACCGAGACAAGCGTCCAGAGGATCTTCTTTCTTGCGCCGATTGTGGGAGCAGCG GGCATCCCTCGTGTCTGAAGTTCTCCCCCAAGTTGACCTCCCACGTGAAGCGATTACGGTGGCAGTGCATCGAATGCAAAACCTGCAGTTCCTGCCGAATACAGGGGAAAAATGCA GACCAGATGCTCTTCTGCGATTCGTGTGACCGGGGCTTCCACATGGAGTGCTGCGAGCCGCCCATTTCCACAATGCCTAAAG GAACGTGGCTGTGCCAGTTCTGCAGGCCCAAGGACAACGGAAAGAAGCTGCTGCACCGAAAAGCCGACGAGATCAAACGGCGATACGCAAAGCCCATCGGAAGACCCAGGAATAAGCTCACGCCGCAAAT GTGTCTAAGCAGCCGTGATGGTTCCATGGTGGCACTCGGAGGAAGGGGGTCACCCGGTAGGGGTCCGAAGTTTAGCGCGCGTACCTCATCCCGTCATGCCGCATCTGTGAAGGACGCCAGAGGCTGCTCGGCTATTCCAGACGCCACCCGATTCACCATCccaacccccacctcctccaccgTCACCGCCGTCACCCCCCTCCTCACGCCCTCCTTCGCCACCCCAGCTGCGTTCGGCGTTAACAAGAAAACCAAAGGGCTCATCGACGGGCTTTCCAAATTCTTCACCCCTTCCCCCGTGGGGCGTCGCTCGCGAGCCGTAGCCGCCGAGTCGCCCGCCGACAAACGGTTAGGCGTGGCCGCTCCAGTCGCCGCCAGTCACCAGATAGCGCCCTCGTGTGCgctccccgccgccgccgcccccccaacATCGCTGGGATTTAGCCCGCCCTCGCAGGTGTCCTCCGCCTCCACCTCGGCTAACTCGCCCCAGAGCTCTTCCAGCCAGTCTAGCGCTCCCTCCCTGGGTAGCCTCTGCAATAGCAGCCAGCTCAAGGGACTGTTTGACGGACTCTCGCACATTTACGCCACTCAGGGACAGTCGCGGAAAAAGAGGCTGGCGTGCTACACGCCGCAAAAGCGGGACTCGCCACACGCGTCCAAAGCCCAGTTCCACAGAAAGAACGAGTTTAGTAAAAACCGGCTCGGCTCCACGTCACCCGGGTCGGGGCGACCCCCAGGACACGCCTTTAAGTTGGTGGGCCATTTCAAGCGCAACCCCTTCCTTAAAAAACGCAGGACGCTAGGCAGGCTGAGGTATAAGGTGAGCCCCCCGAAGGGAGCGCCCTCACCAGAGAAAGGAGACTTGACAGACGCAAGAGTTAAGCCAGAGAGTAATCATG GCCACAAAAGGGAGCTGCGGGTGAAGCAAGAACCCCCCCGCGCCAGCTCGGCGGCCATGTCTGGCGAGCACGTGACCGACGAGGACGTGGAGATGTTCGCCAGCGTCCGAGAAGTCGCCGCCCAG AGGACGGGCTGTCAAACGAACGCCAACGCCACGCGATGTCCGGCTGTCATTGAATTTGGGAAGTACGAAATCCAAACGTGGTATTCGTCACCGTACCCGCCTGAATATTCAAG ATTACACAAGCTTTATCTGTGCGAGTTCTGTCTGAAGTACATGCGAAGCAAAAACATTCTCCAGAGGCACACCAAGAAGTGCGGCTGGTTCCACCCGCCGGCCAACGAGATCTACCGAAAAGGTGGCCTCTCCGTCTTTGAG GTTGATGGAAATGTCAGCAAACTCTTCTGCCAAAACCTTTGCCTGTTAGCCAAGCTTTTCCTGGATCACAAGACGCTGTATTACGACGTGGAGCCGTTCCTCTTCTACATCCTCACAAAGAACGACCACAAAGGCTGTCATCTCGTTGGCTATTTCTCCAAG GAGAAGCTTTGCCAGCAGAAGTACAACGTCTCCTGCATAATGATCATGCCTCAGTACCAACGGCAAGGATTTGGACGCTTCCTTATTGATTTCA gtTATCTTCTGACCAGGCAAGAAGGACAAGCCGGCTCCCCCGAGAAGCCGCTGTCAGATCTGGGCCGCTTATCCTACCTGGCGTATTGGAAAAGTGTCATTCTGGAGTACCTTTATAGGCAGCCGGATAAACACGTCAGTGTTAAAGGCATAAGCAGGGCCACGGGGATGTGTCCGCACGACATCGCCGCCACTTTGCAGCACCTCGGCATGATTGACAGACGGGATGGACG AGTGGTGCTGATGCGAAGAGAACGACTGATCCACCGGCACATGCAGAGACTGCGGACCGACCCGCGTCGTCACAAGGTGGACCCCGAAGCCCTGCGCTGGACGCGCTCCACGTCGCTCGACGCCGTCCTGTCCGAGGACGAGCGAGAAGCGGAGATGGAT GCTGAGCAGGCCAGCTGCTGGGTGAAAGAAGAGCGAGGTAGCCACGCGGCGACTCACGCCCGCAGACAGACGCTCACCAAGATGCACTGTAAGGTGCCCTACAGGACGTACGAGCGGCGCCACGCTTCGTCGTGGAGCAGACGCGTTCAGCCGCCCCGGGACGTCAGCGACCAcgttgacgacgacgacgacgaagacgaAGAAGAAATGAACGATGACGTGGACTCCGACAGCTTGCCGCCCGTGCTCACAAAGGCGCATGCCATGCTGGCGGCCAAGCGAAAG AGGAGCAAGAGGGGCCGCAAGAGAAAGAGAATCAACAGCAGCGTCACAACGGAGACCATTTCCGAGACCACCGAGGTCCTAAACGAGCCCTTCGATAACTCTGAGGACGAGGGTCCCATGCCGCGATTGGAGCGCACCCGCGGCGTGCGCGCCATGGaacaagaggaggaagaggaggagaacaaGACCCCGATCGCACCCGTGAAACGGCGGCGAGGTCGACCGAGGCTGAAAGAAAAGATGCAGAGAGATAACCTTCAGCACTGGAATGAAG ATGCTGACGTCGCCTCCAAGGGACCCGGCAGACCTCGTCCAGTCAAGCGAAAGAAAGGCTGGCCCAAAGGAGTCAAACGAGGCCCGCCAAAATGGCGCCTGAAGAACGAGCGCAAAATGGGCTTCAAGCTGAACCTTTACACGCCGCCCGAAACGCCCATGGAGGCGGAGCAGCACCGTATCCAGTTCGAGGATGTGCAGGGCGAAGCAGACCGAGAGCTCCATGGCGGCAGGGTGGCCAGACGCTTCCGGTCGGAGCCCCCGAGCCCGGCTGACCGTCCCTCGCCCAAGTCGAGGTCCCCCGTCGGATCGCCCGCCGCCTCCCCCATCGCCGTGTCACCCGGGAACGAGGACGGTGATGACTCGCCGAAACGCCGAGATGATGAGCTGCAAGAAAGTGAGCCTGAGCTGGACTCGCCGACCAAAGATGTGGATCGCAGAACTGAAGTCGCCGCATCGCCTCATAATCAGaacgaggatgaggaggagcagATGACGGTAACGGAAGATGCGAACGAAAACCAAGGCCACGTGAAGGCAACGGAGCGTGAGAGCAACCAGCTGGAGGCCCCGCAAGCTTCTAAAGTAATTTGTGAAAGTTTCTTAGCCCAGGAGGAAGACCGTGAGGTTGCGTCAAGTCAGCAAAAAGAAAACGCCACGCATGTCGCGGAATGCATCCATGATGCGGAGGGGAAGACAAAAGAGGTTTTGCCACCCCCTCCAAGCAAAGTAGCAGCTGGCGATTCCGAGTCGGAAGAGGAGAGCGCGCCCAGTCCTCGACAAGGTCACGCCCCGCCTCCGACCACCAAGAGCCCGCCCCTCAGTCCCACTCTCAGGGACAGCCCCCTGATCTGCACGGAAATCGACTCGGAGACGGCGCGGGCCGTCCGGTCCCTGGCACGAGAGAGCGAGCGGGACACGGCGTACCAGGACTGCGTGGAGAGCCAAGACGCCTGCAGGAACGTGCACGCCTACGCCCCCGTGACTCCGCTGGAGGACCGCCCCCAGTCGGAGCACAGCAGCCCGCTTTCGTCGGCGCAGTCGCATCCCAGCCAGTCGGTCCGCTCCGTCAACAGCCCGGCCGTATCCATCCTGGAGGCGGGGGGCTACGCGCAGATCAGCCCTGACCACAGCGCCATCTCGGTGCCGTCCATCCACAACATGGAGACCAGCCCCATGATGGACGTGCCGTCGGTGTCGGACCACTCGCAGCAGGTGGTGGACAGCGGCTTCAGTGACCTGGGCAGCATCGAGAGCACCACCGAGAACTACGAGAACCCCAGCAGCTACGACTCCACCTTGGGGGGCAGCGCCCCCCAGGGCGGCTGCCCCTACGGCGGCATCGCTCCCGGCGGGCTGGCCCAGAGCAGCTGCGCCGTCAGCCAGCAAATGGCCGCCGTCAACCCGGGAGGCTGCGGCATGATCCAGCAGAATAGCCTGAGCTCCCCGCCGCAATGCAACGTCAAGTCGCCGCAGGGCTGCGTGGCGACGGCCGAGCGGCCGCCCAGCGCCAGTCAGCGCGGCCAGCCGCACGGCAGGCACGGCCCCCACAATCAGCACAATCAACACAATCCCCACAACCAGCATAGTCACCACCACAATCACCACCTGCAGCACAATCAGCTCAGCCAGCACAATCAGCCAGCCGTGCACAACCTCCACAATCAGCACGCCGCGCAGGACGCCAGCGGTGCCCAGTGCGCCCTCCCCGCCAACTTCGCAGGCGTGCAGCTGCCCGACATCACGGAATCGGGCAACCCCAATTTCGCCCTCTATGAGAGGATCAACCACCAGGGCGAGTACGCCGGCGGCCACTACCCGCAGTCGTCGGGCCTCACCCTGGCCAAGCTGCAGCAGTTCACCAACACCTTCATGGAGCATCCCCGCTCGCTGCCTTTCACCCACTCGCCGTCTCACCCCATCACGTCCTACGCCAACACCCCCTCGCTGTCCTCGCAGCACTCGGGCCTGGTGTCCCTGTCGCAGACCCCGCACCGCGTCCCCAACCCCCAGGTGCAGGCGAccatgacgccgccgccggccatgaTGCTTCAGCGCAACGTGGGGATGCCTCCGGCCCAACGCGTCCAGTCCCAGACGCTGACCAAGAGTCACGCGTCGGCGCGCTCCAAGTCGGCGCCGCTCACGCACCACCAACaccaccaacaccaccaccaccatcaccaccaccaccagcaacagcagcagcaccagcagcagATGTACGCGCGGCAGACCCAGGGCGTGGCCATGCAGGCGCCGGCCCGGACGCTGGCGGCCATGCCGCGCGTCAACATGAGCGTCAACATCATGCCGGCGCCGGCCTACAACTCCATGAACATGCCCTCGCTCAACGCCATGAACGGCTACGGCATGAGCCAGCCCATGATGAACAGCGGCTACCACGGCAACCACGCCGCCTACATGAACCAGTCGCCCCAGTACTCTATGCAGATGGGCATGATGGGAACGCAGCCATACGCCCAGCAGCCCATGCAGGCGCCGCCGCACGGCAACATGGTGTACACTCCGGCCGGTCACCATGGCTACATGAACCCGGGCATGTCCAAGCAATCGCTGAAAGGGTCTTTCATCAGGCGGTAG
- the kat6b gene encoding histone acetyltransferase KAT6B isoform X2, whose translation MVKLANPLYTEWILEAIQKIKRQKQRPSEERISHAVGTSHGLDRKTVLEQLDLSVHDGSVLKVTNKGSTSYKDPGITRRAGSIPPPASPMPTKDSIWGSGDLRHLDWNKILHRAIEGLDDTHGSSLKNIERYLRNQDDLAEAADNPAFRQRLRLAAKRSVNSGRLFKNGPRYQLGGRGGTVSRTPRCPMAAPLLLMSATLLAHEREQLRVDPIPICSFCLGTKESNRDKRPEDLLSCADCGSSGHPSCLKFSPKLTSHVKRLRWQCIECKTCSSCRIQGKNADQMLFCDSCDRGFHMECCEPPISTMPKGTWLCQFCRPKDNGKKLLHRKADEIKRRYAKPIGRPRNKLTPQMCLSSRDGSMVALGGRGSPGHKRELRVKQEPPRASSAAMSGEHVTDEDVEMFASVREVAAQRTGCQTNANATRCPAVIEFGKYEIQTWYSSPYPPEYSRLHKLYLCEFCLKYMRSKNILQRHTKKCGWFHPPANEIYRKGGLSVFEVDGNVSKLFCQNLCLLAKLFLDHKTLYYDVEPFLFYILTKNDHKGCHLVGYFSKEKLCQQKYNVSCIMIMPQYQRQGFGRFLIDFSYLLTRQEGQAGSPEKPLSDLGRLSYLAYWKSVILEYLYRQPDKHVSVKGISRATGMCPHDIAATLQHLGMIDRRDGRVVLMRRERLIHRHMQRLRTDPRRHKVDPEALRWTRSTSLDAVLSEDEREAEMDAEQASCWVKEERGSHAATHARRQTLTKMHCKVPYRTYERRHASSWSRRVQPPRDVSDHVDDDDDEDEEEMNDDVDSDSLPPVLTKAHAMLAAKRKRSKRGRKRKRINSSVTTETISETTEVLNEPFDNSEDEGPMPRLERTRGVRAMEQEEEEEENKTPIAPVKRRRGRPRLKEKMQRDNLQHWNEDADVASKGPGRPRPVKRKKGWPKGVKRGPPKWRLKNERKMGFKLNLYTPPETPMEAEQHRIQFEDVQGEADRELHGGRVARRFRSEPPSPADRPSPKSRSPVGSPAASPIAVSPGNEDGDDSPKRRDDELQESEPELDSPTKDVDRRTEVAASPHNQNEDEEEQMTVTEDANENQGHVKATERESNQLEAPQASKVICESFLAQEEDREVASSQQKENATHVAECIHDAEGKTKEVLPPPPSKVAAGDSESEEESAPSPRQGHAPPPTTKSPPLSPTLRDSPLICTEIDSETARAVRSLARESERDTAYQDCVESQDACRNVHAYAPVTPLEDRPQSEHSSPLSSAQSHPSQSVRSVNSPAVSILEAGGYAQISPDHSAISVPSIHNMETSPMMDVPSVSDHSQQVVDSGFSDLGSIESTTENYENPSSYDSTLGGSAPQGGCPYGGIAPGGLAQSSCAVSQQMAAVNPGGCGMIQQNSLSSPPQCNVKSPQGCVATAERPPSASQRGQPHGRHGPHNQHNQHNPHNQHSHHHNHHLQHNQLSQHNQPAVHNLHNQHAAQDASGAQCALPANFAGVQLPDITESGNPNFALYERINHQGEYAGGHYPQSSGLTLAKLQQFTNTFMEHPRSLPFTHSPSHPITSYANTPSLSSQHSGLVSLSQTPHRVPNPQVQATMTPPPAMMLQRNVGMPPAQRVQSQTLTKSHASARSKSAPLTHHQHHQHHHHHHHHHQQQQQHQQQMYARQTQGVAMQAPARTLAAMPRVNMSVNIMPAPAYNSMNMPSLNAMNGYGMSQPMMNSGYHGNHAAYMNQSPQYSMQMGMMGTQPYAQQPMQAPPHGNMVYTPAGHHGYMNPGMSKQSLKGSFIRR comes from the exons CGCGGTACCAGCTCGGAGGGCGCGGCGGCACCGTCAGCAGGACGCCCAGGTGTCCGATGGCCGCCCCTTTGCTGCTGATGTCGGCGACGCTCCTAGCGCACGAGCGAGAACAG CTGCGGGTCGACCCCATCCCAATATGCAGTTTCTGTCTGGGCACAAAAGAGTCCAACCGAGACAAGCGTCCAGAGGATCTTCTTTCTTGCGCCGATTGTGGGAGCAGCG GGCATCCCTCGTGTCTGAAGTTCTCCCCCAAGTTGACCTCCCACGTGAAGCGATTACGGTGGCAGTGCATCGAATGCAAAACCTGCAGTTCCTGCCGAATACAGGGGAAAAATGCA GACCAGATGCTCTTCTGCGATTCGTGTGACCGGGGCTTCCACATGGAGTGCTGCGAGCCGCCCATTTCCACAATGCCTAAAG GAACGTGGCTGTGCCAGTTCTGCAGGCCCAAGGACAACGGAAAGAAGCTGCTGCACCGAAAAGCCGACGAGATCAAACGGCGATACGCAAAGCCCATCGGAAGACCCAGGAATAAGCTCACGCCGCAAAT GTGTCTAAGCAGCCGTGATGGTTCCATGGTGGCACTCGGAGGAAGGGGGTCACCCG GCCACAAAAGGGAGCTGCGGGTGAAGCAAGAACCCCCCCGCGCCAGCTCGGCGGCCATGTCTGGCGAGCACGTGACCGACGAGGACGTGGAGATGTTCGCCAGCGTCCGAGAAGTCGCCGCCCAG AGGACGGGCTGTCAAACGAACGCCAACGCCACGCGATGTCCGGCTGTCATTGAATTTGGGAAGTACGAAATCCAAACGTGGTATTCGTCACCGTACCCGCCTGAATATTCAAG ATTACACAAGCTTTATCTGTGCGAGTTCTGTCTGAAGTACATGCGAAGCAAAAACATTCTCCAGAGGCACACCAAGAAGTGCGGCTGGTTCCACCCGCCGGCCAACGAGATCTACCGAAAAGGTGGCCTCTCCGTCTTTGAG GTTGATGGAAATGTCAGCAAACTCTTCTGCCAAAACCTTTGCCTGTTAGCCAAGCTTTTCCTGGATCACAAGACGCTGTATTACGACGTGGAGCCGTTCCTCTTCTACATCCTCACAAAGAACGACCACAAAGGCTGTCATCTCGTTGGCTATTTCTCCAAG GAGAAGCTTTGCCAGCAGAAGTACAACGTCTCCTGCATAATGATCATGCCTCAGTACCAACGGCAAGGATTTGGACGCTTCCTTATTGATTTCA gtTATCTTCTGACCAGGCAAGAAGGACAAGCCGGCTCCCCCGAGAAGCCGCTGTCAGATCTGGGCCGCTTATCCTACCTGGCGTATTGGAAAAGTGTCATTCTGGAGTACCTTTATAGGCAGCCGGATAAACACGTCAGTGTTAAAGGCATAAGCAGGGCCACGGGGATGTGTCCGCACGACATCGCCGCCACTTTGCAGCACCTCGGCATGATTGACAGACGGGATGGACG AGTGGTGCTGATGCGAAGAGAACGACTGATCCACCGGCACATGCAGAGACTGCGGACCGACCCGCGTCGTCACAAGGTGGACCCCGAAGCCCTGCGCTGGACGCGCTCCACGTCGCTCGACGCCGTCCTGTCCGAGGACGAGCGAGAAGCGGAGATGGAT GCTGAGCAGGCCAGCTGCTGGGTGAAAGAAGAGCGAGGTAGCCACGCGGCGACTCACGCCCGCAGACAGACGCTCACCAAGATGCACTGTAAGGTGCCCTACAGGACGTACGAGCGGCGCCACGCTTCGTCGTGGAGCAGACGCGTTCAGCCGCCCCGGGACGTCAGCGACCAcgttgacgacgacgacgacgaagacgaAGAAGAAATGAACGATGACGTGGACTCCGACAGCTTGCCGCCCGTGCTCACAAAGGCGCATGCCATGCTGGCGGCCAAGCGAAAG AGGAGCAAGAGGGGCCGCAAGAGAAAGAGAATCAACAGCAGCGTCACAACGGAGACCATTTCCGAGACCACCGAGGTCCTAAACGAGCCCTTCGATAACTCTGAGGACGAGGGTCCCATGCCGCGATTGGAGCGCACCCGCGGCGTGCGCGCCATGGaacaagaggaggaagaggaggagaacaaGACCCCGATCGCACCCGTGAAACGGCGGCGAGGTCGACCGAGGCTGAAAGAAAAGATGCAGAGAGATAACCTTCAGCACTGGAATGAAG ATGCTGACGTCGCCTCCAAGGGACCCGGCAGACCTCGTCCAGTCAAGCGAAAGAAAGGCTGGCCCAAAGGAGTCAAACGAGGCCCGCCAAAATGGCGCCTGAAGAACGAGCGCAAAATGGGCTTCAAGCTGAACCTTTACACGCCGCCCGAAACGCCCATGGAGGCGGAGCAGCACCGTATCCAGTTCGAGGATGTGCAGGGCGAAGCAGACCGAGAGCTCCATGGCGGCAGGGTGGCCAGACGCTTCCGGTCGGAGCCCCCGAGCCCGGCTGACCGTCCCTCGCCCAAGTCGAGGTCCCCCGTCGGATCGCCCGCCGCCTCCCCCATCGCCGTGTCACCCGGGAACGAGGACGGTGATGACTCGCCGAAACGCCGAGATGATGAGCTGCAAGAAAGTGAGCCTGAGCTGGACTCGCCGACCAAAGATGTGGATCGCAGAACTGAAGTCGCCGCATCGCCTCATAATCAGaacgaggatgaggaggagcagATGACGGTAACGGAAGATGCGAACGAAAACCAAGGCCACGTGAAGGCAACGGAGCGTGAGAGCAACCAGCTGGAGGCCCCGCAAGCTTCTAAAGTAATTTGTGAAAGTTTCTTAGCCCAGGAGGAAGACCGTGAGGTTGCGTCAAGTCAGCAAAAAGAAAACGCCACGCATGTCGCGGAATGCATCCATGATGCGGAGGGGAAGACAAAAGAGGTTTTGCCACCCCCTCCAAGCAAAGTAGCAGCTGGCGATTCCGAGTCGGAAGAGGAGAGCGCGCCCAGTCCTCGACAAGGTCACGCCCCGCCTCCGACCACCAAGAGCCCGCCCCTCAGTCCCACTCTCAGGGACAGCCCCCTGATCTGCACGGAAATCGACTCGGAGACGGCGCGGGCCGTCCGGTCCCTGGCACGAGAGAGCGAGCGGGACACGGCGTACCAGGACTGCGTGGAGAGCCAAGACGCCTGCAGGAACGTGCACGCCTACGCCCCCGTGACTCCGCTGGAGGACCGCCCCCAGTCGGAGCACAGCAGCCCGCTTTCGTCGGCGCAGTCGCATCCCAGCCAGTCGGTCCGCTCCGTCAACAGCCCGGCCGTATCCATCCTGGAGGCGGGGGGCTACGCGCAGATCAGCCCTGACCACAGCGCCATCTCGGTGCCGTCCATCCACAACATGGAGACCAGCCCCATGATGGACGTGCCGTCGGTGTCGGACCACTCGCAGCAGGTGGTGGACAGCGGCTTCAGTGACCTGGGCAGCATCGAGAGCACCACCGAGAACTACGAGAACCCCAGCAGCTACGACTCCACCTTGGGGGGCAGCGCCCCCCAGGGCGGCTGCCCCTACGGCGGCATCGCTCCCGGCGGGCTGGCCCAGAGCAGCTGCGCCGTCAGCCAGCAAATGGCCGCCGTCAACCCGGGAGGCTGCGGCATGATCCAGCAGAATAGCCTGAGCTCCCCGCCGCAATGCAACGTCAAGTCGCCGCAGGGCTGCGTGGCGACGGCCGAGCGGCCGCCCAGCGCCAGTCAGCGCGGCCAGCCGCACGGCAGGCACGGCCCCCACAATCAGCACAATCAACACAATCCCCACAACCAGCATAGTCACCACCACAATCACCACCTGCAGCACAATCAGCTCAGCCAGCACAATCAGCCAGCCGTGCACAACCTCCACAATCAGCACGCCGCGCAGGACGCCAGCGGTGCCCAGTGCGCCCTCCCCGCCAACTTCGCAGGCGTGCAGCTGCCCGACATCACGGAATCGGGCAACCCCAATTTCGCCCTCTATGAGAGGATCAACCACCAGGGCGAGTACGCCGGCGGCCACTACCCGCAGTCGTCGGGCCTCACCCTGGCCAAGCTGCAGCAGTTCACCAACACCTTCATGGAGCATCCCCGCTCGCTGCCTTTCACCCACTCGCCGTCTCACCCCATCACGTCCTACGCCAACACCCCCTCGCTGTCCTCGCAGCACTCGGGCCTGGTGTCCCTGTCGCAGACCCCGCACCGCGTCCCCAACCCCCAGGTGCAGGCGAccatgacgccgccgccggccatgaTGCTTCAGCGCAACGTGGGGATGCCTCCGGCCCAACGCGTCCAGTCCCAGACGCTGACCAAGAGTCACGCGTCGGCGCGCTCCAAGTCGGCGCCGCTCACGCACCACCAACaccaccaacaccaccaccaccatcaccaccaccaccagcaacagcagcagcaccagcagcagATGTACGCGCGGCAGACCCAGGGCGTGGCCATGCAGGCGCCGGCCCGGACGCTGGCGGCCATGCCGCGCGTCAACATGAGCGTCAACATCATGCCGGCGCCGGCCTACAACTCCATGAACATGCCCTCGCTCAACGCCATGAACGGCTACGGCATGAGCCAGCCCATGATGAACAGCGGCTACCACGGCAACCACGCCGCCTACATGAACCAGTCGCCCCAGTACTCTATGCAGATGGGCATGATGGGAACGCAGCCATACGCCCAGCAGCCCATGCAGGCGCCGCCGCACGGCAACATGGTGTACACTCCGGCCGGTCACCATGGCTACATGAACCCGGGCATGTCCAAGCAATCGCTGAAAGGGTCTTTCATCAGGCGGTAG